The Danio rerio strain Tuebingen ecotype United States chromosome 10, GRCz12tu, whole genome shotgun sequence genome contains a region encoding:
- the foxo1b gene encoding forkhead box protein O1-B isoform X1: MSYADLITKAIESSPEKRLTLSQIYEWMVKSVPYFKDKGDSNSSAGWKNSIRHNLSLHSRFVRVQNEGTGKSSWWMLNPEGGKSGKSPRRRATSMDNNSKFTKSRGRAAKKKMSLQGGLDGGSNSPGSQYPKWLGSPNSHSNDDFEPWGNFRTRASSDASTLSGRRSPFLPEEDEAAEVHIGYPGTKLGGPLPSLSEVAGHHGSENMMDNLLENLNLISPKNNTQGSQEAQTALSSPLMQGSPGYPSYTSPNMGPQPQVQQDYRKCLYGQGGVGGLNPISIPTLSDSKPGGYGPFVGQYNCAPGLLKELLTADADPRGELMQSGEGQPVLPSYASQGQMAQGGKMITHPHLHAHPRSLHQLPSPAMGLNGCAMLPHGHPVRLSSMKPQPHLPHHTHLGRGGGEAGMPSYTNGNGFHRHGAIAHHHHSHPERLPSDLDDMLIDQLDVECDVERVLHDTLMDGDALDFNFDPMSSQQSFTHSVKTSTHNWVSG; encoded by the exons AATTCAATCAGACACAATCTGTCCCTGCACAGTCGCTTTGTGCGCGTCCAGAATGAAGGAACAGGGAAAAGCTCTTGGTGGATGCTGAACCCGGAGGGGGGAAAGAGTGGCAAATCTCCACGCCGGCGGGCCACTTCCATGGACAACAACAGCAAGTTCACAAAGAGCCGTGGACGAGCTGCCAAGAAAAAG ATGTCGTTGCAAGGTGGTCTAGATGGGGGTTCAAACAGTCCTGGTTCTCAGTACCCGAAATGGCTCGGTAGCCCCAACTCTCACAGCAATGATGACTTTGAACCCTGGGGCAACTTTCGTACACGTGCCAGCTCTGATGCCAGCACTCTCAGCGGTCGCCGCTCACCCTTCCTCCCTGAGGAAGATGAGGCAGCCGAGGTCCACATTGGCTACCCAGGCACCAAACTGGGTGGTCCCCTTCCTAGCCTGTCCGAAGTGGCGGGTCATCACGGTTCTGAAAACATGATGGACAATCTCTTAGAAAACCTCAACCTCATATCACCCAAAAATAACACCCAGGGCAGCCAAGAAGCCCAGACCGCGCTATCCTCACCTTTGATGCAGGGCAGCCCCGGGTACCCGTCCTACACCTCTCCCAACATGGGTCCTCAGCCCCAAGTCCAACAGGACTACAGGAAGTGCCTGTATGGGCAAGGTGGAGTGGGTGGACTAAATCCCATCTCCATACCGACTTTATCAGACAGTAAACCAGGAGGATACGGGCCATTTGTGGGTCAGTACAACTGCGCCCCAGGGCTTCTAAAAGAGTTGCTAACCGCAGATGCAGATCCAAGAGGGGAGCTAATGCAGTCTGGGGAAGGGCAACCGGTGCTACCAAGCTATGCTAGTCAAGGACAGATGGCACAAGGAGGCAAAATGATCACTCATCCTCACTTACATGCGCACCCACGTTCACTTCATCAATTGCCCTCGCCAGCAATGGGCCTGAACGGATGTGCAATGTTGCCCCACGGGCATCCTGTTCGACTAAGTAGCATGAAGCCACAACCACACCTGCCTCATCATACTCATTTGGGAAGAGGTGGAGGTGAGGCCGGGATGCCAAGCTACACCAATGGCAATGGTTTCCACAGGCATGGAGCGATTGCTCACCACCATCACAGCCACCCAGAGCGGCTCCCCAGTGACTTGGACGACATGTTGATCGACCAGCTGGACGTGGAGTGTGACGTAGAAAGAGTCCTTCACGACACACTCATGGACGGCGATGCTTTGGATTTCAACTTCGACCCCATGAGCAGCCAGCAGAGCTTCACACACAGTGTCAAGACCAGCACACATAACTGGGTATCTGGATAG